One region of Macadamia integrifolia cultivar HAES 741 chromosome 11, SCU_Mint_v3, whole genome shotgun sequence genomic DNA includes:
- the LOC122094102 gene encoding UDP-N-acetylglucosamine diphosphorylase 1-like produces MGELTVAVDYNASSPPQSLLERLKDYGQEDAFSLWDELSPEERQLLVRDIGSLDLPRIDRIIRCSLRSQGLPAPSIEPVPETCVSTVEQRTLEERERWWKIGLKAILEGRLAVLLLAGGQGTRLGSSDPKGCFNIGLPSGKSLFQLQAERILSVQRLAAQSVNEGSAGFVPIQWYIMTNPFTDDATRKYFESHKYFGLGPEQVTFFRQGTIPCISKDCRFIMETSHGVAKAPDGNGGVYSALRSSNLLEDMAMRGVRYVDCYGVDNALVRVADPTFLGYFIEKSVAAAAKVVRKAYPQEKVGVFVRRGKGGPLTVVEYSELDSSLASNINQVTGRLRFCWSNVCLHMFTLDFLNQVANGLEKDSVYHLAEKNIPSIHGYTMGLKLEQFIFDAFAYSPSTALFEVLREEEFAPVKNANGSNVDTPDSARLLVLRLHTRWVVAAGGFLTHSVPLYATGVEISPLCSYTGENLEAICRGRTFHAPCEISF; encoded by the exons ATGGGGGAGCTAACCGTTGCTGTGGACTACAATGCATCGTCTCCTCCACAGTCTCTGTTAGAGAGGCTCAAGGATTACGGCCAAGAAGACGCATTTTCCCTCTGGGACGAACTTTCCCCTGAAGAACGACAGCTTCTCGTCAGAGATATCGGG AGCTTAGATCTTCCAAGGATTGATCGGATCATTCGCTGTTCCCTTCGTTCTCAAG GGCTTCCAGCACCGTCGATTGAACCAGTGCCAGAGACATGTGTATCTACTGTTGAACAGAGAACacttgaagaaagagagagatggtggAAGATTGGCTTGAAAGCTATCTTGGAGGGGAGGTTAGCGGTGTTGCTTCTGGCTGGTGGGCAG GGAACACGTCTGGGAAGTTCAGATCCGAAGGGATGTTTTA ATATTGGTCTTCCATCAGGAAAGTCACTGTTTCAGCTTCAAGCAGAAAGAATTTTATCTGTTCAAAGACTTGCAGCTCAGTCTGTAAATGAGG GCTCGGCTGGTTTTGTGCCAATACAATGGTACATAATGACTAACCCATTCACTGATGATGCCACACGCAAATATTTTGAAAGTCATAAATATTTTGGCCTTGGACCTGAgcaa GTCACCTTTTTTCGGCAGGGTACCATCCCCTGCATCTCAAAGGATTGTAGATTTATCATGGAGACTTCACATGGA GTTGCAAAGGCACCAGATGGGAATGGAGGTGTTTATTCTG CTTTGAGGTCTTCAAATCTGTTGGAAGATATGGCCATGAGAGGTGTGAGATATGTGGATTGCTATGGAGTTGACAATGCATTG GTCCGTGTTGCTGATCCAACTTTCTTGGGATACTTCATTGAAAAAAGTGTAGCTGCAGCTGCTAAAGTTGTACGTAAG GCATACCCACAAGAAAAGGTTGGCGTGTTTGTTCGACGGGGTAAAGGTGGCCCACTCACTGTTGTTGAGTATAGTGAATTGGATTCTTCATTGGCGTCCAATATCAACCAAGTGACTGGACGTCTTCGCTTTTGTTGGAGTAAT GTCTGCCTGCACATGTTTACTTTGGATTTCCTGAATCAAGTAGCAAATGGTCTCGAAAAAGATAGTGT TTACCACCTTGCTGAGAAAAACATCCCTTCAATACATGGATATACGATGGGCTTGAAGTTGGAACAATTTATATTTGATGCATTTGCTTATTCTCCTTCAACAGCCCTCTTTGAA GTATTACGTGAAGAGGAGTTTGCACCAGTGAAGAATGCCAATGGATCAAATGTTGACACACCTGATAGTGCTCGCCTGTTGGTTCTCCGCCTTCACACTCGTTGGGTAGTTGCTGCAGGTGGCTTCTTAACGCATTCAGTACCATTATATGCAACAG GTGTGGAGATATCACCTCTTTGCTCATATACTGGAGAAAACCTGGAAGCAATATGCCGTGGGAGAACATTTCATGCGCCCTGTGAAATTAGTTTCTAG